Part of the Sporosarcina sp. FSL K6-2383 genome is shown below.
CACTACAAAAAAGGGAATGTGGATGACACTAGGAATTTGGTTAGCAATTACTGTATTGCTGGCTGTATTTGCTCCGAGTGCGAGTGAGTACAAAGTGTCGAGTGTCCAATCTCTACCGGACGATGCACAATCTGTTATTGCGAAAGAGAAGATTGATGAACACTTTAAAGGTGCTGAAAGTATTCCAGGCATTCTCGTTCTGCAATCGGAAAATGGGGAAATTAAACCAGAAGTTATTGGTGAGGTACTAGATAATGTGGGTGCTACTGAAATCAATGGTTTAAAAGAGATGCTACCTTTTAGTAGTCTACCACCACAGGCTCTCACAAGTTTTTTCTCGGAAAATAAAGAGACAGTGGTCATCCCTTTAAGTTTTGATCCATCGTTAGATACGAAAGAATTAGAGGTCAGTGTAGAGAAGATAAAAGGTATCGTTCAAGAGCAAACGGACATGATAGTTTATATGACGGGTCCTGCCGGAATTGCAATTGATACTGTAAACTTATTTTCTAGAGCCGATCTTGTATTAATTTTATCAACGGTTGGCATTATTTTGATATTATTGATTGTTATTTATCGTTCGCCGTTACTCGCTTTGATTCCTCTATTAGCTACGGCATTTGTTTATGAAGTAGTGAACCAAATACTCGGTTTATTTGGTAAAGCGGGATTAGACTTAGCAAGTCAATCGACATCTATCATGTCCATTTTATTATTTGCTGCCACAATTGACTATTCCTTATTTGTTTTTTCACGTTATCGAGAAGAACTGAAAAACTATGATAGTAAATATGATGCAATGAAGTGGGCAATGCGTGAAACGGGAATCCCAGTATTTTTTGCCGGTGGTACTGTACTTGCTGCCATGCTTGTTCTATTTTTCGCGGAGTTCGGTGATTACCGTAACTTTGCACCAATCTTCGGAACGACGATGTTCGTTATTATGCTCGCTACCATTACATTAATCCCTGCGTTATTTACACTTTTCGGAAGAAAATCATTTTGGCCTAAAGTTCCGAAATTTGGAGATACAGAGGTGAAAACGAATACTTTGTGGAGCAGAATTGGTTCATTTATTGTGAAGAAACCTATTTTTTCTGCATTAGCAATATTGGTCTTTTTATTGGTATCCGCTTTAAATATGTTCAATCTGGAATATGAATTTGATACGATCAAATCTTTCCCAAGTGATATGCCTTCTCGTGAAGGCTATGAGATAATTGAAAAGGAATTTGAAAAGGGTGACCTTGCCCCAACAACTGTTTTATTTGAATCAAAGAATGAAGTCACACCTGAAGCACAAACAAGTTTAATGGAGACGTTAGCCAATCAAGACTTCGTAAACAATGTACGTCCAACTGGAGTCTCGGAGGATGGTTTAGCTATTCAGTATCAATTAACGTTTAAAGATAGCCCTTACTCAGTTGAATCAATGAATGCACTAGAAAACATGCGAGAGAATGCAGCAATCCTTGTGCAGGATAGTCAGCTAGGGGGAGAATTACATTTTGCTGGGGAGACGGCAACTAAAGTGGATGATCGAGCGGTAAATGATCGTGATTTATTAATCATTGTGTTACTTGAAACAATCCTCATATTCATCATGCTCATTTTCTTAACAAAATCATTTAAGATGCCTATTTATATGATGGGAACCATTTTGCTGTCATTTTTAGCAGCATTAGGTCTAGGGATGTTCTTGGCTAATTTATTCTTTGATCTGGATACGATTAGTAATCGAGTTCCGCTATACTCATTCGTATTCTTAGTTGCACTCGGAATAGATTACAATATTATTTTAATCTCAAGATTTATGGAAGAGCGTAAAAAACACTCAGTAAAAGAATCCGTTCAAATTGCAGTGGCCAATACAGGTGGGGTTATTTCTTCCGCAGGTATTTTGCTTGCAGCTACCTTCGCTGTGCTTATGACGCAACCCATGCAATTGTTGTTCACATTTGGATTTATCGTAGCAATAGGGATTCTCCTAGATACATTCTTAATTCGTGGAATTCTACTGCCCGCATTAATCGTGTTGTTTGAAAAAGATAAAAAATAACATAATCAATACTAGGTGCTCTGTGATCAATCGATTTTGGTTTGCTTTGGATTGAACGACTTCTATACAATAACCGTACTGTTTTGCGTATAGGGATGCGACTTCGCCGCATCCCTATACGTTCTTTTCGATAATCGTATGGTGGTCGTTTATCCGTCGCTAACCAAAGGAAATACTACACCAAGCACCAATGCTTTTTGGGAACAAAGAATAGAGGATTTCTAACTTTATAAAAGCCGCCAAAGATGCAATTTTGGCGGCTACTGCTATTCCTATCATGTTTCCAATTCTTATTTTAAATCATGTCACTTTCTTAGAAAAGTTAAGAAAAAATGCTTTGTTCAATGTGCAATAGTTCCCGAAATTGTATCTTCGGGAACTTACACACTTTAACAATTTCATCACTTCTTTTCTTTCCCAGTACCTGTACTTTTCATTTGTGCATTGGAGGTTTACGACAGGCAATGATGCACAATAGGATAATCGAGAACGGTGTTGCCAGCGATGACGGAGTCATTGCTGGCAACACGATTCCTGCTGTTATACTGTCGTCCATCTATTGCCGAAAGTAAACCGGAAATGTCCAGAAATGGTGGCCAGTTATTTCTCGTTGAGCAAATCGGCTAGTTCAGACCAATTTGTGATTTGTGGAATAGCTAAATGCTTATTGTAGGACTGAGCCTTCGCAAACACGTTTAGCTGACAATCTCTCAATGTTTCAAGAACTGCGGGCTTATCATCGAAATAATAGTCAAGCTCAAACTCTTTTATAATATGAACCTTGTCTTCGTCATTCATCCCGTAAAAAAATCGTTCTTTCTGAACGGGAAAGCCTTGTTCAATCATCCATTCCATTGTCCGCTCGCCATGTTCTTTTGGCCTTGCCGTAATATAGTAGACTTCATGGCCATCCTTTTCTAGCTGTTGTAATGTTTCCACAGCATCAGGGTAAGGTGGGCACGATGTATAGTAGATTTCTTCGAGTGAACGATTCCACATGTTACTGCCTTCTTCATTCGTCATGCCGAAGATTTCATGGATTTCAACCTTGTCTAACGCATGAAAGAGGTCTACATGCACATCCTGATTCAATTTTTTATTGTATAGATGAAAGGCATGCTCTCTTAGATTAATCAATGTATCATCGATATCAAAACCAAACTTCATATTAATCACCCTCAGTTTGTTGTCTAGTATATTTCGGATAGCCAGTAAACTTAAAATCCTTACCTATTTGCGTAATATGGAGGTCTTCTAAATCTACAGCATCACGCATGAATTCAACACCTGTCCCTTCCAGGAATGTAGGCGCTTGTGTACCTCCGACTAATTTTGGTGCTATATAAATTTCTACCTTGTCGACAAGTTGCCTTTCAAGGAAAGCGGCATGAATCGAACCCCCACCTTCAATCAAGACGGAAGAAACAAGTTTTTCACCGAGAATTTGAAGAACTTCGTCCGTGTCTACCTGTTTAATACCGGAAGTGTGATAAATCAACACACCTCTACCTTCCAGCTTTTTCTTCGCATCTTCATTATACGTATGTGCAGTGAAGATCCACGTTTCCGCCTGTCCATCAGTCACTACCTTCGAATTGAGTGGAATGCGTAATGTAGAATCTAAAATGATACGAACCGGATTTCTGCCATTTGGAATCCTTGTTGTTAGTTCGGGATCATCCTCAATTACCGTATTGACACCGACTAAAATGGCCATGTTCTCATTGCGCAATACATGCACATCATTTCTTGCCTCGGGGGATGTAATCCACTTACTGTCAGCGGTATGTGTAGCAATTTTACCGTCCAATGTACTTCCGGCTTTCATCGTGACGAAGGGTCTCTGTTCAACGATGAATTTGTTAAATACTTCATTCATCCTTCGGGATTTTTCTTCTAATATACCAATAACGACTTCAATTCCTGTGTCTTGTAATATTTTAACCCCGTTTCCAGCCACAACTGGATTCGGATCGAGCGTGGCAATGACAACGGTTTTAATTCCCGCTTCAACAATCGCTTTTGCGCATGGTCCCGTTCTACCGGTATGTGAGCATGGCTCAAGGGTGACGTAAATTGTTCCACCATTTGCCTTTTCGCCGGCCATTCGGATGGCGTGTATTTCAGCATGTGGTTCGCCAGCTTTCAAATGCGAACCCACCCCAACGATTCGATTTTCATTGACAATGACTGCACCGACAAGTGGATTTGGATCAGTCTGTCCCTTCATGGCTTGTGCATTTTCTAGGGCCAAATTCATGTAAAATTCATGGTTAGTCATTTGGGCGATTCCCTTCTTCTAGATGTCCAGAGCGCTGAATTTTTGTTTGTAAATACTTTTCGTTGAACTCTGATTGATCGCCCCATAATGGCTCACGACCTGAAACAGGAAGACCTGCCTTCTTCATTGCTTCCAGTTTCTTTGGATTATTCGTCATTAGCTTGACTGGTTTTGTACGAAGTGTCTTTAAAACACGAATAGCATCGTCGTAATTTCTAGAGTCATCGACAAAGCCGAGGCTTTCGTTCGCTTCCACTGTATCGTAACCATTCTCCTGGAGTACGTACGCCATCGCCTTGCTGAATAAACCGATTCCGCGGCCTTCATGATTAGCTAAATAAAACAATGCCCCTGTCCCATGATCGACAATATTTTGCATGGATTGTTTTAATTGATAACCGCAATCGCATCTTTTACTACCAAATATGTCTCCAGTGTGGCAAATGGAATGCATCCGAATGAGCGCGTCATCTGCCTCTTTAAAATCCCCGTAAACAAGCACGCTTGATTGTTGGTACTCGGCCAAATTAGCGGAAGACAGCTGATCAATAACTTCTTGATAATTCTCGGTTACTTGGCAGCGATTTAACCAGCAATACCATTGGAAAACAACCGTTTCTCCGTGAAGATTAACGGGTAATTTAATGGGGCCAACCAAGTAAATTGCCCCCTCATCTGTTTCGATTAATTGAATTTTTTCTTTTAAAATATCAAGAACTTCCGGTTCTAGTTTCGCCTGTACCATGAAATCATTCCTTTTATTTGAATTTGGGTTAATGTGTAAATTAAGTGTTGACAATTTTTATTTACATAGGTTGTACACTCTTATAGCTACATTATATTCTTACCGGTAAATAAAGGTGTGGACAAAAGTATTTTATGGAACTACTTGTTTCTTGTAAACATAACACCGTTTCAAGAATATCGTCAAACAATTGGTGCTATTAAGATGACCGGAAACAAGCAAGATAGGGCTTGATTTTAGATAAAGATAAAAGCATTTTCCATTACAGGAGAGTGCTTTACAACTTCAAATTATTTGATAGAATTCGAGCCGTTTCTAACGGTGATTCTTGCCTTTATAATATCAAAATCACTTTCAAAAGGGTTTTTTAAATCATGGGTATACGTTTCTTTAAGGGCAAGGATTTGCCGCTTTAATAAATAATGCCAGTCATTCAAACGTTTATGTTTGAGCGGCTGGCATCTTTTTTAGTTACTATTCTCATTCATCATTTCAAGGAACTTAAGTGGGATATTGATTTCATTCTTTTCATTAAAAAGGGTTGGCGTAAATTCTTCGTCCATTCGTTTAATTTCATTGATTTCTCTATGGAGATTCTCCATTTTTTGATCCAATTCGTTGGCGGATTCCGCAGCGTCTTTCAATTCTTTTAGCATTTTTTCAGGAACAGATTTGTCGAATTTATAAAAAATCTTATGCTCTAGGCTTGCCCAAAAATCCATAGCGATTGTCCTGATCTGCATTTCAACAAAGACGTGTTCCACTCGATCTGACATAAATACAGGGATTTTTAATATCAAATGAAGGCTCCGGTAACCATTAGGCTTCGGATTTTGTATGTAATCTTTATACTCAATCACTTCAATATCCTGCTGCTTTTGAATCATTTCACTTAGTTTATAAATGTCCGAGTTAAAGGAACAGTTAATCCGAATCCCTGCGATATCCCGCATATTTTCCTTGATGGAAGATAGGGACAGTCCGATATTTTTGCGAAGCGCCTTTTGGATAATGCTCTCTGGTGTTTTCAAGCGGGTATTAATATGTTCGATTGGGTTGTATTCATGTATCAATTGAAATTCTTCTTCTAAGATATTGATCTTGGTGCTCACTTCGTCTAACGCAAATTTATAAGCTAGCATGAATCGCGTCACTTCTTTTTTTAGATGATTCAATTGGCTATAGTTTAATTCATTTGTCAGCTTCAATATAAACTCCTCATTTCTTTTCCTTATTAAATACTAGCACTTTTCCTCTTAACCCGCTTTAATGTCGCTACAATCAAAAAGCTCACAATGACTAATAAAAGCCATGAGCTTACCTTGCCTAGATGAACGAGACTCCATGTATCGGCTTGGTTAGGATATTGCCAAGCTCCAAAGAATGTTGCGATATTTTCAGCTACCCATATAAAAAATCCAATGAGCACAAAAGAAAACGCGAGGGGCATTCGGTAACGAGTCCCTCCAACCGCATATGTGACCCATGATTTCCAAAAGACGATTATGACAAGTGCAGATAGCCACCAACGTACATCAATCCAATAATGGTGGGTGAAAAAATTTAAATAAATCGCAGCTGCAAGAGGAACGACTAGAAGAAAAGGAGGCCATTTAACGAGTTCAACATCAAGCCTTCTCCACGCTTGGCAGAGGTAACTTGCGACACTTGCATACATGAATCCGCTATATAAAGGTACGCCAAAAATTTTGACATAGCCTTCCTCTGGATAAGACCACGAGCCCATATGCACCTTGAAAATTTCAAGAGCAAGTCCAATAACATGAAACAGTGTAATAACCTTTAATTCATCTCGAGTTTCAAGCCCAGAACGCACCATCCACCATTGCATCAGAAGGCAAATGATAAGAATCCAGTCATACCGCGGTAGGAAGGGCAGCGGAATGGTTTGTGTCAAAGCCAAAGAGGCAAAAATAACGACGGGAAACAAACAGGATAGAGCCTGTTCCCAACCGAAACGTACAAGTTGTTTAAGTGCATTCATGATTTATGCCACCACGGATTTTTCCGAATATAGTAGTCCTGCTTATTGCGCGTCTTCATCACTACGGTATTCTAAAATATCTCCGGGCTGACAGTCCAAAGCCTTACAAATCGCCTCTAAAGTAGATAAACGAATCGCTTTTGCTTTTCCATTTTTTAATATGGATATATTCGCCATCGTTATACCGACCTTCTCTGTCAGTTCAGTTACGCTCATTTTCCTTTTAGCCAGCATCACATCAATATTAATTATAATCGTCATATTATCACCTCAGACCGTTAAATCATTTTCTGATTTTATATGAATCGCTTCTTGTAAAAGTCTTTGAAGAACAGCAGCAAAGACAGCAACCACCATTGAAGCAAAAACAGGAATCATTCCAACTATGACGAGTCCTGGCGCATCGTCTAGATCTGCAACGAGAAATACAAATGGCAGAATGATCAAATACAACCCACTAATTATCATTGCACAGAATTTGATATTTTTGAGCGCTATAACAGACAGCCCAGAGAAGGATTGGTTTTTGTCAATATAGTTTAACAGTTTAAAAGCCTGATACAATGCGATGAAAAAGGGTACAGCTGAGACATAGACACCTATTATAATAGGATATAGTATATGGGCATAATCTGGGTTTACTGGGTTATTGGCGAGCTGATATACCGCAAATGTACACAAAGCAAGGACCGGGATTCCCATTAGAAAAACAGCCAACCTTAAAAATAGTGTTGATCCTCGTTTCATAAAAAGCACCTCATTTAGTTATTATGAAGTTGAATATAACACAATATTTATCGTTTAACAATAAAATATTATCGTTTTATTGACGTTTTTAATTTTAGATAAAGATAAAAGCATTCCATATTACAGAAGAATGCTCGATTACTTTAAATGATGCAATTGATTCATGACGATTCATCAAAGAATGGAGTGTGGCTGACTGAACCCTTTATTAAGACGCATGTCTTGCTAAAAGGTTGTTTTCTTGATTCACTATACTTGTGTAATAAAGTGGTGTTCAATAATTCTCCAATATAATGAGGGAGGTTTGACAGATGAATCACGTTTATAGCGATGTTATTCAGTTTACAGGGAATCATTATGATTTTGGTTATATGCAAGGTGGGTTGTTAAAAGAATCTCCTATCTTGTTTAATCGTGAAAAGCAGTGGGCTGCCAAGAGAAAACGTCATTTTACTATCAATGAACAAGAAGCGATTCAGCTGTTCACCAAATTTCTTCCGAGTATGTTGGATGAGCTACAGGGGTTGGCAGATGCGCTAAACTGGTCGATGGAGGATGCTTTAAGAGAATTTGGCGGTTATTATGTTGAGTATGAGAGAAGTGGATGCTCAATTTTAACGGGATCCGAATTTATCATCCGAAATTATGATAGCCATCCTGGTTACTATGAAGGACGGTATATCATATATCAGCCAACAGATGCGGGCTATGCAACAATCGGTCCTTCTATGCAAATAACAGGTCGTACGGATGGCATGAATGAAAAAGGACTTGCAATGGGCTATAACTTTATAAATCGGATGGGCTCAGCTGATGGATTTGTCTGTAATATGATTGGCCGAATTATTTTAGAGACTTGTGCGAATGTAGAGGAAGCCATCACTTTGTTGAAGGAAATTCCCCATCGAACGTCATTTAGTTATGTTTTGATAGATCCAAGTGGCGAAACATTCGTTGTAGAAGCTTCACCAAGAAAGGTAGAAGTGAGGAAGTCGAATATTAGTACGAATCATTTTGAGGTGTTAACGGAAGAAAACCGCTATCGTACGGATGATTCGTTAAGAAGGCAGAAGGAATTAGAAAGTCAGCAAAGTAATGATCTAGATGCATATAAGGCCTATCGCCTATTGAATGATCAAGAAAAAGAGATATTTTCTAGTAAATATGATGCTTCCGCGGGAACGATACACACATCTGCCTATATTCCAAGGGACAGGAAGGCTCTGTTTGCAATTGGGGGCAGTCGAATGCCGGTTATCTTTGATTTTAATCGTTATTTAGCAGGTGAGAGAATACAAGTTAAGAAAATCAAGGGCGTACTAAATTACCATACACCCTTTGTCAATATGGCTAGGATGGACGACAGATAAACTGTCCGATACTACTAGCTATTTTTTAAATGTGAATGCGCGTTACAACTAACATTCGAGAAACTGAACTCTTATTGTTTGACTGGTGCTTTAAAAATCGTATTCTGCTTCTTTGGTTTCTCGAATTTTCGTATACGTTTCTGTTAACACAACAGTATCCTCGACTAAACGTTCGATTCGGAAGAACACATCATCATTTACAATTTCTTTGCGAAGGAAGTCCTTTTCTTCAATAAAAACGAACGTTTGAACGATCTGCGCTTTCATATAAGCTAAAATCGGCTTTAATTGTTGTTCAGCAATTAAGTAATGCTTGGGTGAACCAGCTGTTACAAGCATACTCACAACTTTATCGCGAAAAGCATTGACTGGTAGTAAATCAAAAATGTTCTTTAATGTCGCTGGAATGGAAGCCTGAAAAATAGGTGTACCAATGATAATGGCATCTGCTTCCATTATTGCTTTTGTAACAAATCCTGTATCACCTTCATATTCCAAGTAGTTGCGGCCATCACTAAATTGAATATCGTAGTCAGTTAAGTCTAGTAATGTAACTTCTGCGTTTGGATATTTTTTAGTGAGTGATTCTACTGTGTAGTTCATGGCAGTGCGCGTTTTTGAGCCCACTATTGAACCCGATATTCCAACGATTTTCATGTTGCCCACTCCTATTATTTAGCTGTATATTTTTTAATAGCCGGTAAAATTTCTGTGCCAATTAACTCAATATTTTTCATCAATTTATCAAATGGTACACCACCAAAGTCCATTTGTGCGATATAACGCTGATGACCAAATAGCTCATGCTGATAGAGGATTTTTTCGATTATTTGTTGCGGACTACCGATATTCATGACATCACGCGGATCTGCGCCTTGTGCAAAATGTTGCTTCGGATAACCACGTCCGTTAATGAGTTGCATCCCTTGGTTAACATGAGGATAAGCCTCGCTTTGCGCCTGCTGTGTCGTTTCCGCAGCATAGAAAAAGCCCGCTGTTGCAATTGGAAGAGTCGCTGAATCAAAACCACTTCGGTTGGCAGCCTCCCGATAAGCATCAATAGAAGCCTTGAAGCTTGTAGCGGGCCCACCTAAAGTAGCTAGGAACATCGGAACCCCTGCATAACCAGCTTTAATGGCACTTGCAGGTGGTCCTCCTACTGCACGCCAAATTGGTAATGAGCCAGTTTGTGGACGTGGGAGAACACTTGCATTGTTTAGTGGAGCACGGAATTGCCCACTCCAATTGACAACTTCCTCTTCATTTATCTTCAATAATAACTCGAATTTTTCTTCAAACAGCTCTTCATAATCCCGAACATTATAGCCTAATAAATCAAAAAGCCCAACTCTCGAAGCACGACCAGCAATAATCTCAGTACGTCCTTTTGAAATTAAATCAATCGTTGCAAAATCCTCGTATACCCGAACAGGATCCGATGTACTAATAATCGTAGAGGAACTTGCGATTTTAATTTTACTAGTTGCCTGAGCAACTGCTGCTAGCACAACGGAATGCGCCTGCGTTGTGAAATATTCCTGATGACTTTCTCCAACACTAAAAAAATCAATGCCAGCTTGCTCCGCCAGCTTCGCTAACTCAATGATTTCGTGAATACGCTGTCCTGCAGAAATACGTTCTCCTGTAAGTGGATTTGGGATATGGTCCCCAAGTGTATAAAGTCCAAATTCTAACCCCTTGCTTTGATCAATACGATATTTTTCCATTGTTATCAACCCTTCTATCATTTTCTCTATTTTTCCATAATGGCTTTAGAATACTTATGAACAAGGATAGTATAAGCTATAATGACATTCATTATAAGTACGTACTTTAAAGTGGTATAGTATACAAAAGGATACTAATGAGGTGAATGTACATGGAAATGAAACCGGAACTATGCAGAGTGGAAGATGCTCTCGGTATATTAGTAGGGAAATGGAAGCCAATTATTTTATTAATTCTATTGCAGCAAGGCACGCATAGATTCAGTGAGTTGAAACGAGGGGTACCAGGAATCACACAAAAGATGTTAACAAAGCAACTACGTGAATTAGAAGAAGAGGATATAGTTACACGTAAAGTATACCCACAGGTGCCACCAAAGGTAGAGTACTCGATTACTGAATATGGAACGAGTTTAGAGCCTATTTTAGTAGCTATGCATGATTGGGGAACGGCACATACACATCGGAAATTGAAAAAAGCCCATATCTAATTGGGCTTTCAAAGTACACAACGATAGTTTATGACCTCTGTTGATTAACTATTTACTTGCATAAATTGCAGCTGAACAATGGCTTGAAACCACCATTTTTACTGGCCAATTTCTGGATCGCTTTCACTATGTTCAAACGTTTCAATAAATTTTTCGAGTGTAGAGGTTAAATATGCGTCTTTTCTTCTTATGAATACGGTATTGATTTCACTGTACTTTTCAGGTAAATAATGACACTGAATAAGACCCTGTTTTTCCAAGTGAGAAACGGCTGATTTTGGAACAAACGTAATACCAAGCCCCATGACAACACTTCCTAAGATTGTTTCTAAGGTCCCAAACTCCATCACTTTTTGTGGCGTCATATTTTGATCTTTATACCATGTTTCTAGTCTAGCGCGGTATCCACACCCTTTACTAAAGCATAAGAAGGGTTCTTTTTTTAATTGTTCAAATGATGTTTTCGTGTTGTCGGATATTAAGACAAGCTCTTCTTGAAAAACGTCATGGGAAACAAGCTCAGGATGCTGGTCGATTTCTGTCACGAAAGCACCGTCCAAATTGTGATTTAATACATCTTTTTGAAGTTGTTCAGTAACACCTGTCAAAAGCGATAAGTCCACATTTTTATATTTTTTGATATAAGAAGATAATATAACCGGTAATTTAATGACTGTTTCAACAGATCCGATTTCCAGTTTGCCTGCTGGTTCAGTTTTACTTTGGACAACCTTTTTCATTTCATTTGTTAGCGATAGGATTTTCTCACAATAGACAAGTAGTTTTTTTCCTTCAGGCGTCAATGTCATTCCGCGGTTGTTCCGGTTAAAAAGTGGTGTATTCATTTCAGTCTCAAGCTTCTTGATTCTTGCTGTAATGTTGGATTGGACGTAACTTAATTCTTTTGCAGCGTCAGTAATCGTCCCTTTTTTTGCCACCATTTGAAAGATTTCTAAGTCTTTAAACTCCATATTATTACCCCTTTCAGCTCAATCACTTCTTATGTTATCACTATTAATGATAGGTAACATCGATATTGTTCATTTTGAGAGATATCAAACCTGTGTTTTAATGATATAGGTAGAAGATAGTTGAAGGGGACAGGGCTTAATGAATAACAATGTATTAGTGGGTGCTGTTTTATGTTTAATCTCAGCGATATCTTGGGGTGCAATGTTTCCAGTAGCGAATCATGCGTTTCATCATATAGACCCATTTTACTTTACGATTTTCCGGTATGTTTTTGTAACGATTATTTTAATGGTGTGGCTGTTATGGAAGGAAGGTAGGCAAGCTTTTCGCTTTGAAGGGAAAGGTTGGTACCTCTGGTTTTTTGG
Proteins encoded:
- a CDS encoding MMPL family transporter encodes the protein MKMVIRHVTDFVTTKKGMWMTLGIWLAITVLLAVFAPSASEYKVSSVQSLPDDAQSVIAKEKIDEHFKGAESIPGILVLQSENGEIKPEVIGEVLDNVGATEINGLKEMLPFSSLPPQALTSFFSENKETVVIPLSFDPSLDTKELEVSVEKIKGIVQEQTDMIVYMTGPAGIAIDTVNLFSRADLVLILSTVGIILILLIVIYRSPLLALIPLLATAFVYEVVNQILGLFGKAGLDLASQSTSIMSILLFAATIDYSLFVFSRYREELKNYDSKYDAMKWAMRETGIPVFFAGGTVLAAMLVLFFAEFGDYRNFAPIFGTTMFVIMLATITLIPALFTLFGRKSFWPKVPKFGDTEVKTNTLWSRIGSFIVKKPIFSALAILVFLLVSALNMFNLEYEFDTIKSFPSDMPSREGYEIIEKEFEKGDLAPTTVLFESKNEVTPEAQTSLMETLANQDFVNNVRPTGVSEDGLAIQYQLTFKDSPYSVESMNALENMRENAAILVQDSQLGGELHFAGETATKVDDRAVNDRDLLIIVLLETILIFIMLIFLTKSFKMPIYMMGTILLSFLAALGLGMFLANLFFDLDTISNRVPLYSFVFLVALGIDYNIILISRFMEERKKHSVKESVQIAVANTGGVISSAGILLAATFAVLMTQPMQLLFTFGFIVAIGILLDTFLIRGILLPALIVLFEKDKK
- a CDS encoding HAD family acid phosphatase encodes the protein MKFGFDIDDTLINLREHAFHLYNKKLNQDVHVDLFHALDKVEIHEIFGMTNEEGSNMWNRSLEEIYYTSCPPYPDAVETLQQLEKDGHEVYYITARPKEHGERTMEWMIEQGFPVQKERFFYGMNDEDKVHIIKEFELDYYFDDKPAVLETLRDCQLNVFAKAQSYNKHLAIPQITNWSELADLLNEK
- the ribD gene encoding bifunctional diaminohydroxyphosphoribosylaminopyrimidine deaminase/5-amino-6-(5-phosphoribosylamino)uracil reductase RibD gives rise to the protein MTNHEFYMNLALENAQAMKGQTDPNPLVGAVIVNENRIVGVGSHLKAGEPHAEIHAIRMAGEKANGGTIYVTLEPCSHTGRTGPCAKAIVEAGIKTVVIATLDPNPVVAGNGVKILQDTGIEVVIGILEEKSRRMNEVFNKFIVEQRPFVTMKAGSTLDGKIATHTADSKWITSPEARNDVHVLRNENMAILVGVNTVIEDDPELTTRIPNGRNPVRIILDSTLRIPLNSKVVTDGQAETWIFTAHTYNEDAKKKLEGRGVLIYHTSGIKQVDTDEVLQILGEKLVSSVLIEGGGSIHAAFLERQLVDKVEIYIAPKLVGGTQAPTFLEGTGVEFMRDAVDLEDLHITQIGKDFKFTGYPKYTRQQTEGD
- a CDS encoding GTP cyclohydrolase II, with amino-acid sequence MVQAKLEPEVLDILKEKIQLIETDEGAIYLVGPIKLPVNLHGETVVFQWYCWLNRCQVTENYQEVIDQLSSANLAEYQQSSVLVYGDFKEADDALIRMHSICHTGDIFGSKRCDCGYQLKQSMQNIVDHGTGALFYLANHEGRGIGLFSKAMAYVLQENGYDTVEANESLGFVDDSRNYDDAIRVLKTLRTKPVKLMTNNPKKLEAMKKAGLPVSGREPLWGDQSEFNEKYLQTKIQRSGHLEEGNRPND
- a CDS encoding GTP pyrophosphokinase family protein → MKLTNELNYSQLNHLKKEVTRFMLAYKFALDEVSTKINILEEEFQLIHEYNPIEHINTRLKTPESIIQKALRKNIGLSLSSIKENMRDIAGIRINCSFNSDIYKLSEMIQKQQDIEVIEYKDYIQNPKPNGYRSLHLILKIPVFMSDRVEHVFVEMQIRTIAMDFWASLEHKIFYKFDKSVPEKMLKELKDAAESANELDQKMENLHREINEIKRMDEEFTPTLFNEKNEINIPLKFLEMMNENSN
- a CDS encoding DUF817 domain-containing protein — encoded protein: MNALKQLVRFGWEQALSCLFPVVIFASLALTQTIPLPFLPRYDWILIICLLMQWWMVRSGLETRDELKVITLFHVIGLALEIFKVHMGSWSYPEEGYVKIFGVPLYSGFMYASVASYLCQAWRRLDVELVKWPPFLLVVPLAAAIYLNFFTHHYWIDVRWWLSALVIIVFWKSWVTYAVGGTRYRMPLAFSFVLIGFFIWVAENIATFFGAWQYPNQADTWSLVHLGKVSSWLLLVIVSFLIVATLKRVKRKSASI
- a CDS encoding helix-turn-helix transcriptional regulator encodes the protein MTIIINIDVMLAKRKMSVTELTEKVGITMANISILKNGKAKAIRLSTLEAICKALDCQPGDILEYRSDEDAQ
- a CDS encoding DUF2975 domain-containing protein; protein product: MKRGSTLFLRLAVFLMGIPVLALCTFAVYQLANNPVNPDYAHILYPIIIGVYVSAVPFFIALYQAFKLLNYIDKNQSFSGLSVIALKNIKFCAMIISGLYLIILPFVFLVADLDDAPGLVIVGMIPVFASMVVAVFAAVLQRLLQEAIHIKSENDLTV
- a CDS encoding C45 family peptidase is translated as MNHVYSDVIQFTGNHYDFGYMQGGLLKESPILFNREKQWAAKRKRHFTINEQEAIQLFTKFLPSMLDELQGLADALNWSMEDALREFGGYYVEYERSGCSILTGSEFIIRNYDSHPGYYEGRYIIYQPTDAGYATIGPSMQITGRTDGMNEKGLAMGYNFINRMGSADGFVCNMIGRIILETCANVEEAITLLKEIPHRTSFSYVLIDPSGETFVVEASPRKVEVRKSNISTNHFEVLTEENRYRTDDSLRRQKELESQQSNDLDAYKAYRLLNDQEKEIFSSKYDASAGTIHTSAYIPRDRKALFAIGGSRMPVIFDFNRYLAGERIQVKKIKGVLNYHTPFVNMARMDDR